One Halichoerus grypus chromosome 1, mHalGry1.hap1.1, whole genome shotgun sequence genomic region harbors:
- the LOC118533660 gene encoding olfactory receptor 10H4-like — protein sequence MVSEFILMGFSNFPQHLLPAFFLLFLLMYLFTLLGNLIIMVTVWSEHSLHTPMYLFLCALSTSEILFTVAVTPRMLVDMLSSHRSITFVACASQMLFSFTFGFTHSFLLMIMGYDRYVAICHPLRYNVLMSTHTCARLVSWTWAGGSVMGMMVTLIVFHLTFCRSNVIHHFVCHVLSLLKLACGKETSSVTLGVILVCVTALMGCLFLIILSYVFIVAAILRIPSAEGRHKTFSTCVSHLTVVIVHYGFASMIYLKPQGPHSMDSNTLMATTYTVFTPFLSPIIFSLRNKELKNAIKKSFQRKFSPLST from the coding sequence ATGGTGTCTGAATTCATCCTCATGGGCTTCTCCAACTTCCCACAGCAtctcctgcctgccttcttcCTGCTGTTCCTGCTGATGTACCTGTTCACCCTGCTGGGGAACCTGATCATCATGGTCACTGTGTGGAGTGAGCACAGCCTGCACACGCCCATGTACCTCTTCCTGTGTGCCCTGTCCACCTCTGAGATTCTGTTCACTGTTGCTGTCACCCCTCGCATGCTGGTTGACATGCTCTCCAGCCACCGCTCCATCACCTTTGTGGCCTGTGCCAGCCAGATGCTCTTCTCCTTCACATTCGGCTTCACCCACTCCTTCCTGCTCATGATCATGGGCTACGACCGCTACGTGGCCATCTGCCACCCCCTGCGCTACAACGTACTCATGAGCACCCACACCTGTGCCCGTCTGGTGTCCTGGACCTgggctggtggctcagtcatgggGATGATGGTGACCCTGATAGTTTTTCACCTCACCTTCTGTAGGTCTAATGTGATCCACCATTTTGTCTGCCATGTGCTTTCCCTCCTAAAGTTGGCCTGTGGGAAGGAGACATCCTCTGTCACCTTGGGTGTGATCCTGGTGTGTGTCACAGCTCTGATGGGCTGTTTATTCCTCATCATCCTCTCCTACGTCTTCATTGTGGCTGCCATATTGAGAATCCCCTCAGCTGAGGGCAGGCACAAGACCTTCTCCACATGTGTGTCCCACCTCACTGTGGTCATTGTACACTATGGTTTTGCCTCCATGATCTACCTCAAGCCCCAGGGCCCCCATTCTATGGACAGTAACACTCTGATGGCCACCACCTATACAGTCTTCACCCCATTTCTCAGCCCGATCATTTTCAGCCTCAGGAATAAGGAGCTCAAGAATGCCATaaagaaaagcttccagagaAAATTCAGTCCCCTAAGCACCTGA